A stretch of the Flavobacterium sp. 5 genome encodes the following:
- a CDS encoding lipoprotein signal peptidase, translating to MSLVKAYFLIILILLVDQVSKIYVKTNFILGEEVHVFNWFQIHFIENEGMAWGTKIPGAYGKLILTVFRLFAVTGIGYWLWDAVERKKSSNYLVVAIALIFAGALGNIIDSVFYGVIFDDSHQQLATIFAKEPYGTWLNGQVVDMFYFPFVRDYPMPEWVPYFGGRNFTFFNAIFNVADMAISTGVGILIVFNKKAFQK from the coding sequence ATGTCATTAGTCAAAGCATACTTTCTTATTATTCTTATATTGTTGGTCGATCAGGTCTCTAAAATATATGTGAAAACAAATTTTATTTTAGGAGAAGAGGTTCATGTATTCAATTGGTTCCAGATTCATTTTATTGAAAATGAAGGTATGGCTTGGGGAACTAAAATTCCAGGAGCTTATGGAAAATTAATTCTAACTGTCTTTAGACTTTTTGCCGTAACGGGAATTGGCTATTGGTTATGGGATGCAGTAGAAAGAAAGAAAAGTTCCAATTATCTTGTTGTTGCTATTGCCTTGATATTTGCAGGAGCATTAGGAAACATTATTGATTCTGTATTTTATGGCGTTATATTTGATGACAGTCATCAACAATTGGCGACTATATTTGCAAAAGAACCTTATGGGACCTGGTTAAACGGACAGGTAGTCGATATGTTTTATTTTCCTTTCGTAAGGGATTATCCAATGCCGGAATGGGTTCCTTATTTTGGAGGTCGTAACTTTACCTTTTTTAACGCAATCTTCAATGTAGCCGATATGGCTATTTCTACAGGAGTTGGAATTTTAATAGTATTCAATAAAAAAGCATTTCAGAAATAA
- a CDS encoding TraR/DksA C4-type zinc finger protein, with product MVDEVARYSDADLAEFKEIIQNKIVKAQADLDLIKSAYMNDLNNGTDDTSPTFKAFEEGSEIMSKEANSQLAIRQEKFIRDLKSALFRVENKTYGVCRVTGKLIGKERLKIVPHATMSIEAKNLQR from the coding sequence ATGGTAGATGAAGTTGCAAGATACTCTGACGCTGATTTAGCAGAGTTCAAGGAAATCATTCAGAATAAAATCGTAAAGGCTCAAGCCGATTTAGATTTGATTAAGAGCGCCTACATGAATGACCTTAACAACGGTACGGATGATACTTCCCCAACGTTTAAAGCATTTGAAGAAGGTAGTGAAATTATGTCGAAAGAAGCTAACTCACAACTTGCAATTCGTCAAGAAAAGTTTATACGAGATTTGAAGAGTGCATTATTTAGAGTAGAAAATAAAACGTACGGTGTCTGTAGAGTTACCGGAAAATTAATTGGAAAAGAAAGACTAAAAATTGTTCCTCATGCTACAATGAGCATCGAGGCAAAAAATCTACAAAGATAA
- a CDS encoding succinylglutamate desuccinylase/aspartoacylase family protein — translation MKDSRPLVIFGESVLPGESKNIQLEIARLHTTTKLTIPIIVKRSKIEGPVVLFSGGIHGDEFNGVEIVRQLISKKINKPKKGTIICIPIVNIYGFINRSRDFPDGRDLNRVFPGSRKGSLASRFAYHIITDIMPLVDYAVDFHAGGASRFNAPQIRLTPNNPSVKLLADAFNAPFTLFSKNIAGSFRSASEKINVKMLLFEGGKSLDINHEVAQEGINGVKRLLKHLDMLDPKHYAPPQKKQTIYIEKSGWLRAKCSGLLIDHNMVGQFVKKGAILGMITDPFGKFERKIKAPNDGYVLNANHSPIVYQGDAIYHLSNTGESEQEEE, via the coding sequence ATGAAAGATTCAAGACCATTAGTGATTTTTGGCGAAAGCGTTTTGCCTGGCGAAAGTAAAAACATTCAATTAGAAATTGCCCGACTGCATACCACTACAAAACTCACGATTCCAATTATTGTAAAACGTTCCAAAATTGAGGGACCCGTCGTTCTTTTTTCGGGCGGAATTCATGGAGATGAGTTTAATGGTGTCGAGATCGTAAGACAGCTCATTAGTAAAAAAATAAATAAACCCAAAAAAGGGACTATCATTTGTATTCCTATCGTAAACATCTACGGCTTTATTAATAGATCCAGAGATTTTCCTGACGGAAGGGACCTGAATCGTGTGTTTCCCGGAAGCAGAAAAGGATCATTGGCCAGTCGGTTTGCTTATCATATTATTACCGATATTATGCCTCTTGTGGATTATGCAGTCGATTTTCATGCCGGAGGTGCCAGTCGCTTCAATGCTCCTCAAATTAGACTTACACCAAATAATCCGAGTGTAAAATTACTCGCCGATGCCTTTAATGCGCCCTTTACTTTATTCTCAAAAAACATCGCTGGTTCCTTTAGAAGTGCCAGTGAAAAAATAAATGTAAAAATGTTGCTTTTTGAAGGAGGAAAATCTTTGGATATTAATCATGAAGTAGCTCAGGAAGGTATTAATGGAGTCAAACGCCTTTTAAAACATTTGGATATGTTAGACCCAAAACACTATGCTCCTCCACAAAAAAAACAAACCATTTACATCGAAAAATCAGGATGGTTAAGAGCCAAATGTTCTGGTTTGCTAATAGACCACAATATGGTGGGGCAATTTGTGAAAAAAGGAGCTATACTAGGAATGATAACCGATCCCTTCGGGAAATTTGAACGCAAAATAAAAGCGCCAAATGATGGGTATGTTCTTAATGCAAATCACTCTCCGATAGTGTATCAAGGAGACGCCATTTATCATCTTTCGAATACTGGAGAAAGCGAACAGGAAGAAGAATAA
- a CDS encoding Fic family protein: MEEIANALELKNELDTLRPIDKEKEAIIMQKFRLDWNYHSNHLEGNVLTYGETKALILFGITAQGKPLKDTLEITGHNDAINWVIDLVKMERPLTESFIRDLHSLLLQDSYKESKNADGTIVPRKISAGKYKTTSNHVETVTGEIFYFATPEETPAKMYDLLNWYNEKIKEENVNPILVAAEFHYRFIRIHPFDDGNGRTARIVMNFILMQFGFPPVIIKTEDKANYFAALQLADAGNIEAFVTYIAKNLVYSLQIMISGAKGESIEEEDDLDKEIALLEQKIKKIDIIKEKTKSDYLSDLFQISFSNLINKFEFQMKKFEKIYSEYHFDFDFDGGKYKNLKDFDLEKINTALNRNYLDINYRYLHFKKEGLENIYFESNISVIFFKDIYHIKLNEKDILENPYGTQLTDSEIDKIVKSEVKRHKEFIEQKIAEQENK; this comes from the coding sequence ATGGAAGAAATCGCGAATGCATTAGAACTTAAAAATGAGTTGGATACTTTGCGTCCAATTGATAAAGAGAAGGAAGCGATTATAATGCAAAAATTCCGTTTGGATTGGAATTACCATTCTAATCATTTGGAAGGAAATGTACTTACTTACGGAGAAACAAAAGCTTTAATTTTGTTTGGTATTACCGCACAAGGCAAACCATTAAAAGACACTTTAGAAATCACAGGACATAACGATGCAATAAATTGGGTAATAGATTTAGTCAAGATGGAGCGTCCTTTGACAGAAAGTTTTATTAGAGATTTACATTCCCTTTTATTGCAAGACTCTTATAAAGAATCCAAAAATGCAGACGGGACAATTGTTCCAAGAAAAATTAGTGCAGGAAAATATAAAACAACCAGCAATCACGTAGAAACGGTAACTGGCGAAATTTTTTATTTTGCTACTCCAGAGGAAACACCTGCAAAGATGTATGATTTGTTGAATTGGTATAATGAAAAAATAAAGGAAGAGAACGTTAATCCAATTCTTGTAGCTGCTGAATTTCATTATCGTTTTATTAGAATTCATCCTTTTGATGATGGAAACGGAAGAACAGCCCGAATAGTGATGAATTTTATATTGATGCAATTTGGTTTTCCTCCAGTAATTATAAAAACCGAAGACAAAGCCAATTATTTTGCAGCTTTGCAGCTTGCCGATGCTGGAAATATTGAAGCTTTTGTTACTTATATTGCAAAAAATTTGGTTTATTCTCTCCAAATAATGATCTCTGGAGCAAAAGGAGAAAGTATTGAAGAGGAAGATGATTTGGATAAAGAGATTGCGTTGCTGGAGCAGAAAATAAAAAAAATTGATATAATTAAAGAAAAAACAAAAAGTGACTATTTATCAGATTTATTCCAAATCTCGTTTTCAAATCTCATTAATAAATTTGAATTTCAAATGAAAAAATTTGAAAAAATTTATTCTGAGTATCATTTTGATTTTGATTTTGATGGAGGGAAATATAAAAATCTGAAAGATTTTGATTTAGAAAAAATCAATACGGCTTTGAACAGGAATTACTTAGATATAAACTATAGATATCTTCATTTTAAAAAGGAAGGATTAGAAAATATCTATTTTGAAAGTAATATTTCAGTGATTTTTTTTAAAGATATTTACCATATAAAGTTAAATGAAAAAGACATATTAGAAAATCCTTATGGAACTCAATTAACCGATTCTGAAATAGATAAAATAGTAAAATCAGAAGTAAAACGTCATAAAGAATTCATCGAACAAAAAATAGCTGAACAAGAAAACAAATAA
- the uvrC gene encoding excinuclease ABC subunit UvrC: MTNPNLALQIQTLPDGPGVYQYYDKEGKILYVGKAKNLKKRVSSYFNKIHDTAKTNVLVKKIVTIKHIVVPTETDALLLENNLIKTLMPRYNVLLKDDKSYPWICIKKEPFSRIFSTRRMVKDGSEYFGPYTSFKTVHTILDLIKELYPLRTCNYDLSKSNIDSGKFKVCLEFHIGNCKGPCEGYETLEEYQKQVNAIREILKGNFKESMKDFKRLMISFAQDMKFEEAQKIKEKIEILENYQSRSTIVNPKITNIDVFSIVSDESAAFVNFLQISHGSIIRSHTMEIKKKLEESDEELLELAIIELRERFQLLSKEVIVPFELDLGEKIKVTVPQLGDKKQILDLSIRNAKFYRIEQLKQLQIVDPDRHTNRIMAQMKSDLRLPVEPRHIECFDNSNIQGTNPVAACVVFKDGKASKKDYRHFNVKTVEGPDDFASMEEIVYRRYKRLLDENEPLPNLIIIDGGKGQLSSALKSIDALGLRGKIAIIGIAKRLEELFYPGDSIPLYLDKKSETLKIIQQLRNEAHRFGITFHRDKRSKAALNSSIESIPGIGEKTMLTLIQHFKSVKRLKLATEKEISDVIGVSKAKKITDFYKTQN; the protein is encoded by the coding sequence ATGACCAACCCTAATTTAGCCCTGCAAATACAAACCCTGCCCGATGGTCCTGGTGTATATCAATATTACGATAAGGAAGGGAAGATTTTGTATGTGGGTAAAGCCAAAAATCTCAAAAAAAGAGTTTCTTCTTATTTTAATAAAATCCATGATACGGCCAAAACCAATGTGCTGGTTAAGAAAATTGTAACCATCAAGCATATCGTTGTTCCTACCGAAACAGATGCTCTTTTATTAGAAAACAATCTTATAAAAACACTAATGCCAAGGTACAATGTCTTGTTGAAAGACGACAAAAGTTATCCTTGGATTTGCATCAAAAAAGAACCTTTTTCACGAATATTTTCTACCCGAAGAATGGTCAAAGATGGCTCTGAATATTTTGGCCCCTACACGAGTTTTAAGACCGTACATACCATTCTGGATTTAATAAAAGAGTTGTATCCGCTACGAACTTGTAACTATGATTTGAGCAAAAGCAATATTGATAGTGGGAAATTTAAAGTGTGTTTAGAGTTTCATATTGGGAATTGCAAAGGGCCATGTGAAGGGTATGAAACGTTGGAAGAGTATCAAAAACAGGTTAATGCTATCCGCGAAATTTTGAAAGGAAATTTCAAGGAGAGTATGAAAGATTTTAAACGTTTGATGATAAGCTTCGCGCAAGACATGAAGTTTGAGGAAGCGCAAAAAATCAAAGAAAAGATTGAGATATTAGAAAATTATCAATCACGTTCGACCATTGTAAATCCAAAGATTACCAATATTGATGTCTTCTCTATAGTATCGGATGAAAGTGCGGCTTTTGTCAATTTTCTACAAATTTCGCACGGATCAATTATTCGTTCCCATACAATGGAAATCAAGAAAAAGCTGGAAGAGTCTGATGAAGAATTATTAGAATTAGCCATAATAGAATTGCGGGAACGTTTCCAATTACTGTCCAAAGAAGTGATTGTTCCTTTTGAATTAGATTTGGGTGAAAAAATTAAAGTTACAGTTCCTCAATTAGGCGACAAAAAACAAATATTAGATTTGTCTATTCGTAACGCTAAATTTTATAGAATAGAGCAACTCAAACAATTGCAAATTGTAGATCCAGATCGCCATACCAATAGGATCATGGCGCAGATGAAAAGCGATTTGCGTTTGCCTGTAGAACCAAGACATATAGAATGTTTTGATAACTCCAACATTCAAGGGACTAATCCTGTTGCAGCTTGTGTTGTTTTTAAAGATGGAAAGGCAAGCAAAAAAGATTACAGACATTTTAATGTAAAAACCGTCGAAGGACCCGATGATTTTGCCTCGATGGAAGAAATAGTGTATCGCCGTTATAAAAGATTGCTGGATGAAAACGAACCGTTGCCAAATTTAATTATTATAGATGGTGGAAAGGGGCAGTTGTCATCGGCACTCAAAAGTATAGATGCTTTGGGATTGCGCGGAAAAATAGCCATTATAGGAATTGCCAAAAGGCTGGAAGAGTTATTTTACCCTGGAGATTCTATTCCGTTATATTTGGATAAAAAATCGGAAACCTTGAAAATTATTCAACAATTACGGAATGAGGCTCACCGTTTTGGGATTACATTTCACCGGGATAAGAGAAGTAAAGCAGCACTAAATTCTTCGATTGAAAGCATTCCAGGAATTGGCGAAAAAACGATGTTGACTTTAATTCAGCATTTTAAAAGTGTTAAAAGATTAAAATTAGCTACAGAAAAAGAAATTTCTGATGTTATCGGAGTATCAAAAGCCAAAAAAATTACCGACTTTTACAAAACACAAAATTGA
- a CDS encoding pyridoxal-dependent decarboxylase, with protein sequence MLYWKKLSQKDRQARIENALQENVNFTLDTSLGYPASKLDSKVYYEEASFLADAPTLKTYVANPNHIGCHTLGISEKAFKGTQEMEREVLDVLAVDVFKAQPKSYDGYISPGGTEANIQAIWMYRNYFCYKLGANSYEIAILASEDTHYSIPKAANVLMLDWLKVPVDFQTREIDTFQLENIIIKAKKHGKKYFIVISNMGTTMFGAIDDSNDYVQILEKHHLIYKVHLDAAYGGFIYPFSNRESELNFENPKISSITIDAHKMLQAPYGTGIFLCRKGLIENVLTKEAEYIEGMDLTLCGSRSGSNAVAVWMILFAYGPFGWCEKIRVLQMRTQWLCDRLDELKVAYFREPFMNIVTIQSQFIKKTLARKFDLVPQKHNDDNSWYKIVIMDHVEVDHLSTFITDLEKSLYVKKSITDEV encoded by the coding sequence ATGTTGTATTGGAAAAAGTTATCACAAAAAGATAGACAAGCCCGAATTGAGAACGCTTTACAGGAGAACGTTAATTTTACACTAGACACTTCATTAGGATATCCTGCCTCAAAACTAGACAGTAAAGTGTATTATGAGGAAGCCTCTTTCTTGGCAGATGCTCCAACATTAAAAACCTATGTTGCCAATCCCAACCATATAGGATGCCATACATTAGGCATTTCCGAAAAAGCCTTTAAAGGCACACAAGAAATGGAACGGGAAGTTCTGGATGTACTAGCCGTTGATGTTTTTAAAGCGCAACCCAAATCCTACGATGGGTATATTTCTCCAGGCGGAACCGAAGCTAATATTCAAGCCATTTGGATGTACCGAAATTACTTCTGTTATAAATTGGGTGCGAATTCTTATGAAATAGCAATTTTAGCTTCCGAAGATACGCACTACTCCATTCCAAAAGCTGCTAATGTATTAATGTTAGATTGGCTGAAAGTTCCAGTTGATTTTCAAACCAGAGAAATTGATACTTTCCAGTTGGAAAACATCATCATTAAAGCCAAAAAGCACGGGAAGAAATATTTCATTGTAATCTCAAATATGGGAACCACCATGTTTGGGGCTATTGACGATAGTAATGATTATGTTCAAATTTTAGAAAAACACCACCTTATTTATAAAGTACATCTTGATGCTGCCTATGGCGGTTTTATCTACCCGTTTAGCAACCGAGAATCAGAGCTTAATTTTGAAAATCCAAAAATCAGTTCGATAACAATTGATGCTCACAAAATGCTACAAGCCCCTTATGGCACAGGAATTTTTTTATGCAGAAAAGGATTAATAGAAAACGTTTTGACCAAAGAGGCTGAATATATCGAAGGCATGGATCTAACGCTTTGCGGCAGCCGATCTGGGTCTAATGCCGTTGCCGTTTGGATGATTTTATTCGCCTATGGTCCATTTGGCTGGTGCGAAAAAATACGGGTTTTACAAATGAGAACGCAGTGGTTATGCGATCGACTGGACGAATTGAAAGTCGCTTATTTTAGAGAACCGTTTATGAATATTGTCACTATCCAGTCGCAATTCATCAAAAAAACTTTAGCCAGGAAATTTGATTTAGTACCACAAAAACATAATGATGATAATTCATGGTATAAAATTGTGATTATGGATCATGTAGAAGTAGATCATTTGAGTACTTTTATAACAGATTTAGAAAAATCACTTTATGTTAAAAAAAGCATTACGGACGAAGTATAA
- a CDS encoding 5-formyltetrahydrofolate cyclo-ligase: MLKKALRTKYKELRKELSEIEIEEKSLAIANGVLPLPIWDKTYFHIFLPIVEHKEVDTEFILHLLSGKDKEILISKSDFETRGMTHFLLTDNTRIQKNEYNIPEPIDGIEVPSKKIDVVFVPLLAFDKKGNRVGYGKGFYDKFLSECKPETIKIGLSFFDPEELISDVFESDILLDYCVTPSGVFTF, translated from the coding sequence ATGTTAAAAAAAGCATTACGGACGAAGTATAAAGAGTTACGAAAAGAACTCTCAGAAATTGAAATAGAAGAAAAAAGTTTGGCTATTGCAAATGGGGTACTACCACTTCCTATTTGGGATAAAACGTATTTTCATATTTTTTTACCTATCGTTGAGCACAAAGAAGTCGATACTGAATTCATCCTCCATTTATTGTCTGGAAAAGATAAAGAAATTTTGATTTCAAAAAGTGATTTTGAGACCAGAGGCATGACTCATTTTCTTTTGACAGATAATACCCGAATACAAAAAAACGAATACAACATTCCCGAACCCATTGACGGCATTGAAGTTCCTTCAAAAAAAATCGATGTGGTTTTTGTCCCTCTTTTAGCTTTTGACAAAAAAGGAAACCGTGTGGGTTATGGCAAAGGTTTTTATGATAAATTCTTGAGTGAATGCAAACCCGAAACTATTAAAATTGGACTTTCGTTCTTTGACCCCGAAGAATTAATTTCGGATGTTTTTGAGAGTGATATTTTACTGGATTATTGTGTTACTCCAAGTGGAGTTTTTACTTTTTAG
- the ileS gene encoding isoleucine--tRNA ligase, which translates to MSTKFTEYKGLDLPTVASEVLDFWKKENIFEKSVTTRKGAEPFVFFEGPPSANGLPGIHHVMARAIKDIFCRYKTQKGFQVKRKAGWDTHGLPVELGTEKELGITKEDIGKSITVEEYNEACKKTVMRYTDVWNDLTEKMGYWVDMEDPYITYKSKYMESVWWLLKQIYNKDLMYKGYTIQPYSPKAGTGLSSHEVNQPGSYRDVTDTTIVAQFKATTDSLPNFLQGFGDIHILAWTTTPWTLPSNTALTVGPKIDYVLVETFNQYTFRPVKVILAKNLVGKQFGKGFFASTEAADFENFKEGDKKIPYQIVAEAKGADLVGIRYEQLLPFTLPYQNPENAFRVISGDFVTTEDGTGIVHTAPTFGADDAKVAKEATPEVPPMLVLDENGTPVPLVNLQGKFINGLGVYSGKYVKNEYYTAADGDAPERSVDVEIAIQLKEENKAFKVEKYVHSYPHCWRTDTPILYYPLDSWFIKITEVRDRMFDLNETINWKPKSTGEGRFGNWLKNANDWNLSRSRFWGIPLPIWRNEEGTEEMLIGSVEELYNEIEKSIAAGFQKENPFKGFEIGNMAESNYDLVDLHKNVVDGITLVSASGKPMKRESDLIDVWFDSGAMPYAQWHYPFENKEKIDENKDFPANFIAEGVDQTRGWFYTLHAIGTLVFDKIAYKNVVSNGLVLDKNGQKMSKRLGNAADPFETLKEYGPDATRWYMISNANPWDNLKFDLEGIAEVRRKFFGTLYNTYSFFSLYANIDGFKYEEAEIPVNERPEIDQWIISELNTLIKVVDEAYADYEPTKAARAISEFVQENLSNWYVRLCRRRFWKGEYAQDKIAAYQTLYTCLLTITKLSAPIAPFFMDALYRDLTKATETEKFESVHLAQFPVSVEKYVNKMLESKMQKAQTISSLVLSLRKKEMIKVRQPLQKVMIPVLDENQKLEIEAVSDLIKAEVNVKEIVLLDDASGILIKQIKPNFKALGPRFGKDMGLISKEIQNLTTEQISQFDKEGTLTIVIAGNSVILSLEDVEISSQDIEGWLVANSNGITVALDITISPELKQEGIARELVNRIQNIRKDAGFEVTDKIKVHLQKNDTLEIAVNANKDYIKSETLTEMLVFEDIMENGTEIDFDGITTSIIITKN; encoded by the coding sequence ATGAGCACAAAATTTACTGAATACAAAGGACTTGACTTGCCAACAGTAGCGTCAGAAGTACTTGATTTTTGGAAGAAAGAAAATATATTTGAAAAGAGTGTAACCACTCGCAAAGGAGCTGAACCTTTCGTGTTTTTTGAAGGACCACCTTCGGCAAATGGATTGCCTGGAATTCACCACGTGATGGCACGTGCAATTAAAGATATTTTTTGCAGATATAAAACTCAAAAAGGATTTCAAGTAAAGCGTAAAGCTGGTTGGGATACTCACGGATTGCCTGTAGAATTAGGTACCGAGAAAGAACTTGGAATTACCAAAGAAGACATAGGAAAATCAATTACGGTTGAAGAGTATAACGAAGCGTGTAAAAAAACCGTTATGCGTTATACCGACGTATGGAATGATTTGACCGAAAAAATGGGATATTGGGTAGATATGGAAGATCCATATATTACTTATAAATCCAAATACATGGAGTCTGTTTGGTGGCTTTTGAAACAAATCTATAATAAAGATTTGATGTACAAAGGGTATACTATTCAGCCATATTCTCCAAAAGCAGGAACGGGATTGTCTTCTCACGAAGTAAATCAGCCAGGTTCTTACCGTGATGTGACTGATACTACAATTGTAGCTCAGTTTAAAGCGACAACTGATTCATTACCCAATTTTTTACAAGGTTTTGGAGATATTCATATTTTGGCTTGGACGACTACGCCTTGGACTTTGCCATCGAATACTGCGTTGACAGTTGGACCAAAAATTGATTATGTTTTAGTAGAAACTTTCAATCAATATACGTTCCGTCCTGTCAAAGTAATTTTGGCTAAAAATTTAGTTGGAAAACAATTCGGGAAAGGGTTTTTTGCAAGTACAGAAGCAGCTGATTTTGAAAATTTCAAAGAAGGAGATAAAAAAATACCGTATCAAATAGTTGCGGAAGCAAAAGGAGCTGATTTAGTTGGTATTCGTTACGAACAATTATTGCCTTTTACATTACCATATCAAAATCCAGAAAATGCATTTAGAGTAATTTCAGGGGATTTTGTTACTACTGAAGATGGAACAGGAATTGTACATACCGCTCCAACATTTGGTGCAGATGATGCTAAAGTAGCGAAAGAAGCTACTCCAGAAGTTCCTCCAATGTTGGTTTTAGACGAAAACGGAACTCCAGTTCCTTTAGTAAATCTACAAGGAAAATTCATCAATGGTTTAGGAGTTTACTCTGGAAAATATGTTAAGAATGAATATTATACAGCTGCCGATGGTGATGCACCAGAACGTTCTGTAGATGTTGAAATTGCTATTCAGTTAAAAGAAGAAAATAAAGCATTCAAAGTAGAGAAATATGTACACAGTTATCCACATTGCTGGAGAACTGATACGCCTATTTTATACTATCCTTTGGATTCTTGGTTTATAAAAATTACCGAGGTTAGAGATAGAATGTTCGATTTGAACGAAACTATCAACTGGAAACCAAAATCAACTGGAGAAGGACGTTTTGGAAATTGGTTAAAAAATGCCAACGACTGGAATTTATCGCGTTCTCGCTTTTGGGGGATCCCATTGCCAATCTGGAGAAACGAAGAAGGAACAGAAGAAATGCTGATTGGTTCTGTTGAAGAATTATACAACGAAATCGAAAAATCTATTGCAGCAGGTTTTCAAAAAGAAAATCCTTTCAAAGGTTTTGAAATTGGAAACATGGCTGAATCAAATTATGATTTAGTTGATTTGCATAAAAATGTAGTTGATGGAATCACTTTGGTTTCAGCATCAGGAAAACCAATGAAACGCGAATCTGATTTGATTGATGTTTGGTTTGATTCTGGAGCAATGCCTTACGCACAATGGCACTACCCTTTCGAAAACAAAGAAAAAATTGATGAGAACAAAGATTTCCCAGCCAATTTTATTGCGGAAGGAGTAGACCAAACTCGTGGTTGGTTTTATACTTTACACGCTATTGGAACTTTGGTTTTTGATAAAATTGCCTATAAAAACGTAGTTTCAAACGGATTAGTTTTAGATAAAAATGGACAAAAAATGTCTAAACGTCTAGGTAATGCTGCCGATCCTTTTGAAACATTAAAAGAATATGGTCCTGATGCCACACGTTGGTATATGATATCCAATGCAAATCCTTGGGACAATTTAAAATTCGATTTAGAAGGAATTGCTGAGGTTCGCCGTAAGTTCTTTGGAACATTATACAATACGTATTCATTCTTTAGTTTATACGCTAATATCGATGGTTTCAAATATGAGGAAGCTGAAATTCCTGTAAACGAAAGACCAGAAATTGACCAGTGGATTATATCTGAATTAAATACTTTAATAAAAGTAGTTGATGAAGCCTATGCTGATTACGAACCTACAAAAGCGGCTCGTGCTATTTCTGAATTCGTTCAGGAAAATTTAAGTAACTGGTACGTTCGTTTGTGTCGTCGTCGTTTTTGGAAAGGGGAGTACGCACAAGATAAAATTGCAGCGTATCAAACACTTTATACCTGTTTATTAACTATCACTAAATTGAGTGCCCCTATTGCGCCGTTCTTTATGGATGCGCTTTACAGAGACCTTACAAAGGCTACAGAAACCGAAAAATTTGAGTCTGTTCACTTAGCTCAATTCCCAGTTTCAGTTGAAAAGTATGTTAATAAAATGTTAGAGAGCAAAATGCAGAAAGCGCAGACTATCTCTTCTCTAGTTTTATCACTACGTAAAAAAGAAATGATTAAGGTACGTCAACCACTACAAAAGGTAATGATTCCAGTACTTGACGAGAATCAGAAGCTAGAAATTGAAGCGGTTTCAGACTTAATTAAAGCCGAAGTTAACGTAAAAGAAATCGTACTTTTAGATGATGCTTCAGGTATTTTGATCAAGCAGATTAAACCAAATTTCAAGGCATTGGGACCTCGTTTTGGAAAAGATATGGGATTGATTTCCAAAGAGATACAAAATTTAACTACAGAACAAATCTCACAATTTGATAAAGAAGGCACGTTAACCATTGTAATTGCGGGAAATAGTGTAATTTTATCATTAGAAGATGTAGAAATATCGTCACAAGATATCGAGGGTTGGCTGGTTGCCAATTCAAATGGAATAACGGTTGCGTTGGATATTACAATCTCTCCTGAGTTGAAACAAGAAGGTATCGCGAGAGAATTAGTTAATAGAATTCAAAACATCCGTAAAGATGCTGGATTTGAAGTGACAGATAAAATTAAAGTTCATTTGCAAAAGAATGATACTTTGGAAATAGCAGTTAACGCCAATAAAGACTACATTAAATCGGAAACACTGACAGAAATGCTTGTTTTTGAGGATATTATGGAGAATGGCACGGAAATTGACTTTGATGGAATAACAACAAGTATAATAATTACAAAAAATTAG